In Brassica napus cultivar Da-Ae chromosome A3, Da-Ae, whole genome shotgun sequence, the sequence CTTTTGCTCTTACAGCCATTTGATGATGCGATCTCTGGGGCTCTGTGAACGCAATAATATTCCTCATGAGGCGTAAAGCTGGTCTTATTTCCCAAAAATTGTCATCTTCAAAACAAGCGAAAGGCGTCGTTTTTTCTAGGCATGGACACTATCTGAACAAAAATTGatccaaaataaaatagtttgaaTCAGTTTCacctttaaattatttatccaTATCATCAGTTCTTAATGTTAAGAACCTCGGTTCCGTTGTTGGGTAGCTgatctaaaaattatatgtatccaaagaaaaaaattaatattaaaatataatttaataagtaaacaAATGCATTATTGAAAATTGGTAAACAATGACACCAAACTTATAAATGTCATAGGGGGCAACAACTTATAAATGTCATAGGGGGCAACTGCACACCCAAGTTGCACATAAGGACTATGTGTCCAAATTCTCTTCATTTGATAGACATGAAGTCAATTGGTTCTTATCGGGAACCGTTCTGAATACCTGAGTTCCTAAATCCTTaggaatgaaaataaaacaatttcttCAAATATCTCGGAGTTCTTACGTAAGATCTCCGGTTTCAAGAATGGACGCAAGCTTTTGTAAACGAGAGTGATCATTCGCTCAAGAATGTAAAAAATTGCTTGCATCACAACACTATAGGTGCTGTATTGATTTTGAAAGAATGAGCAAagatatttaacaacatttttggCGAAAAATTGAATGGCGCACATAAACTGGACCTGGAATGGCGCCGGTACCACTTCTTCTCAAGATGTTCATGGGTTTTACAAGTCATCAGGCCCATTATATAATACTGACCAAAAGGTCCAAAActcattataaaataattaattcgtCGTCGACCCTATACAACAACAGATCgatgtatttttgtttgaaaaactCTTTTTGTTTCTGTCAACATCttccaatgaaaacaaaaacactttATCTGAATCTTAAGAAATGTTGTAATGGTTACACTTAAATTCAACCATACTATAGCATCTAGAGAAATAATGATTTTAATGCGTCACGATTATTTTACCAACCAATCACAGATCTCTAGGACAAAAAGTAAGGACCATATATTAAGCGACACTCTTTCGTTAAGATCAGATCGGTCCACTCGTTTATATTATTCACATCTTCTTCCgccattatcatcatcttcctccacTTTCAAATCTCTTCATCCTTCAATGGCGGTCAAAAAGCCCGGAGTGATCGCGTTGTTCGACGTCGACGGTACTCTCACTGCTCCGAGGAAGGAAGCTACTCCAGAATTGCTCGAGTTCATCCGAGAATTGCGCAAGGTATGTCGTGTGGTTGATCCGTTGTAGCTTCTTCTATGCCTGGTtagtgtttgatgaaatgtctgtgAGAGTTTTCAGGTGGTTACTGTTGGAGTCGTCGGTGGATCTGATCTAAGCAAGATATCTGAGCAGCTTGGCAAAACAGGTACGTAAGGTGATCAGATTGGGGAAAAGAAACTATACTCTGTTCTTAGAAATTCGATTTGGTATCTAAAGGAATGATCTTTTTCATGCATTGATGACAGAggtcactctttttttttgtgtgctcTCTGTTATATATGTGGGATCCTCTTAGAAGCTGAGACTAGAGAGACTTTCTCTGGTTTTAGATCGTTGACTAGATCCATCAACAACAAAGATACACAAGATCATTTAAGTCTCTGTGTTTAGATTCTGGAATGTGTTTGAGTTCTCCAAGTCTCTGTCTTTATCTAAGATCTGGCTCCACCTTCTTGCCTTGGGAGTCTCCAACCTGTTTGGCTAATACTTTCGAGTTTGTATTTTCTTGCAGTCACCACAGACTATGATTATTGTTTCTCTGAGAATGGTCTTGTTGCCCATAAAGATGGGAAGCCCATTGGAATCCAGGTGAATATTAAACTATCGCTTTTACTTTACCCACATTGTTGCTTGATCGTTTCTTTTATTCCTTAACAGTTTGTATCCTTTTTTCTCAGAGCCTGAAGCTGTACCTTGGTGAAGATAaactcaaggtaaaacaaaatttattgtcCCTCTCATGTTACAGGAGTTGATTTAATGTTTCTTTAGTTGTTTAATTGGTGGGGAAGCGATATGCCAGAACATGTGTTTGAATAGTTCGTGATTGCGTACGTTTGATGATGCAGGAGTTGATAAATTTCACGCTGCACTACATTGCAGACTTGGATATTCCAATCAAAAGGTACATTTAAAGATCAACCTCAACCTCTAGTCTCGAGTCATTATTTTAGAGGGGTTTAAAGTTATTAACTTCTTGAAATTTGTATACACAGGGGAACATTTATAGAGTTCCGAAATGGAATGCTCAATGTGTCACCGATTGGTCGCAACTGCAGCCAAGAAGAAagagacgagttcgagagataTGATAAGGTAAGAGAAACATTTTTTAGTTTGGTTCCTTATAGAAAACCAATTATGAGCATTGTCTGTTTTAAGTGATGATATCATTCTAACATGTTTGTCTTAAAAAGGTTCAAAACATTAGACCAAAGATGGTGGCTGAACTTCGTGAGCGGTTTGCGCATCTCAACCTTACTTTCTCTATTGGAGGACAGATTAGCTTCGACGTGAGTTGGAATGAAATGTGGATTTTAACAAATTTCTTATAGCCAGTTTTTGTGTTACTGAGCCTAGTTCCATTGTTATGACTCAGGTCTTCCCTAAAGGTTGGGACAAGACTTACTGCTTGCAGTACCTTGAAGACTTCAATGAAATTCATTTCTTCGGTGACAAAACCTATGAGGTAAGACAACTTAACTTTTGTAAATTCTGGAGTGATTCTTGCATGATTTTCCATTGAGCTTGATGTGTAAAAAACACGGCTTTAACTTCCTTTCAGGGTGGAAACGATTATGAAATTTATGAATCACCAAAAACAATTGGCCATTCAGGTCAGTTTGTTGGATATGTCATCTGTTTATCTCTGTATGTGTTAGTGACATTTTCATGACCAGTAAGATTGTTTCTTTTGCAGTTACTAGTCCAGATGATACAATGGCTAAATGCAAAGCTCTGTTCATGTCTTGAAAAACAACTATCCATCTCAGGAACACAATGCGAGAGATTGACTATTCTTGGCGAATTTTCACAacttttgattatttacattacaAGAAACGGAGACAAGTATGTTTGCATACTGATTCCgtatgttttgaattttggttcagaaaaataaaacatttggtTATAATCTTTGTTTCAGAACAAGAACTGGTTTTCTCATAGCTAAGATTAAAGAAAGTATACTCTTTTTAAAAATGGATGTTAAATGTTTGTTTTTACAACAGATTCTCTCCAAGCTttacaataatttacaaaaagaatgattgtatacatatattaatttgtaaacataaaaagCATATAAAACTTCAAACTTGAGAACTGGTAGTATAGTTACTCAGCCTTAGGCTCAGGCTCTTCTCCTGCAGCTTCTggggcttcttcttcttcttttccttctccttctccctcGGGAGCCACGGCCTCATCTTCAGGTTTGTGGTCGTCATGAGGAGGAGAAGAGGCACCAGAAGAGGCGGATCGACGGTGGTTAGCAGCAGCTTGATGGACGTTATTGTAACTTCCTTTCTCAAGAAAGAGCTGGTTGAAATGAACTTTACAGTAGAGGACACCGTTGAGAGAAGCGTAAGACGAGTGAGTCAAAGGACAACCACTGTGTGCACACTTGAAGCAAGTCTTGTGGAAACATTCTCCTTCCATTGTTACTTTCTCAAGTGGATAAACGGTTTTCTGACAAGTCGCACACTTGTCTTGTGTTCCACTGAAGAATGAAGATAACTTGCTTGGAGCTCGAGTCTTGCAGATTCAAATGAAATAATTAGATTAAAGATTAAAGAAACatgcaaaataaaaaagagttaTAAGTTCATTACTAGCTGATCATTCGTCTTGTCTGCCTTTCCTCCTGTTGTAATTAAATAACGTTAGCACAGACAAATGAAGAAAAACATTCGAAAACAGAACAATGAAGAGATAAACTAAAGAGACCTGTGTGAAGACTCTTGACAGATTCTTTAAAAAGCTGCTCAAAGTGACGCTTGCAGTAAAGAACTCCATCCATTGATGAGTAGTTACTTATCTGTTGAGAAAAGAGTTTCATAGCATTCTCGAAATAGAGTAACaatgaagaaagaagaagaagacgtacCACGAGAGAGCCATTGCAATGGCTGCATCTGAAGCAGTTTTTGTGATATGTGTTTCCTTCCAACGTCAACAAATCCATGACGTAGACGGTTTTGTCACAGGCCTTGCATTTATCCAATGTTCCTGTAAACGACATTTTTTCTATCTTCTGTGTTGTTTCTGGATTTAAACAACGAGGagaatacaaaaacaaaatgagtttttgtttctttcttttcatctatgAGTTGCATGTGTTATTTATTAGAAGTTCTTGATTGAGAATCTTGGTTCTAGTGGTGGAGATTCGAAAGAGGAGATACCATTTAATTCTAGGATTGCTTATTTTACCGatcatcatcattttcttttgtttttagtttctttttttccgGGCAAATGGATGAAGGGTTTCCCTTTCTTGAgctctatttttaaatttgtggaAAAGAATGACAATAGTCAAAGTTACGAGGCTATATcataactatttaaatattaaggGGGCTATTATAAAGTAAATGATGTGAATGGATAAGACTAAGGTTGTGATTGGAAACCTGTGTGAGAGACATATTTGTAATAGTGTGTAATTCATCAAGTATCACCCATCATATAGGACGTAATTGCAAATAAGGGGTGAGGATTTCGGTTTAATTATGAATTCAGTTTGGTTTGGGTTATTTGGGTATAAGAATTATAATGGTTTGGTTTATGTTCGGTTTATGTTCGGTTTTACTTCGATTCGGTTTAGgtttaatttggttttgtttgtatttttcagttcaatcgagttaattttttagttttgttctagtttaactacaaaaatataacttataaaaacataaacaaatcatcATTTGATACTAAAtcattatttcttttatatttaagCGTAAAACAAAACATCACAATAAATATGTAGAAAATGTAATTcagtaattttatattattatcttcaaaaataatataaatatcataaaataactTTTTCCTTTTTGATGTTAATGTATGagattcatatttttgtattttattttagttgtgCTTATTCtactcatttaaaaataaaatgtataaaattatgtttagttGTTTACTTGTTTAGGCTAAATGGTTAAATATActaaatcttaatattattagaatatttaattaatctaattaaaaaacacttcggtttttcggtttggttcggtttaaaaccaaaccgaaccatttAAGTTGATAAAATCTTGAACCAAACGGGTTAAGCATatactttggtttggtttggatcagttTGGGTTCGGTTGGGcaggtttggtttggttcggtccGGGTTCAGATTCACAAGCTAAGTAGATctaatttatgttatttcttgGCAAAAAAGCTAAAAAACAAGGTTATAACAAAATGAGGATGAGCTAATTGAAAATCAGTGCATCCACTTGGCCGTGAGGTTTAGGAATTGCTTCCTGTGCCTCCTAGCAGTGATAGTATTTCGCATTTCTCTATCAATGAGCTTGAAGATCGCTGACGGAGACTGAGTAATCTGGTTATGTAGCACGTTGTTCCTTTGCTTCTAGAGGTGATAGATAGTACATTGGCCCACAAGCTTCTCGAGTAGAGATGGGACAGAAGTATATGAACTTCTGATCCATGACAgtagttccggccaagagaagaACAGTTGATTAGGCGGGTTGAGCCTTGCAATGGACAGGCGCCAGACTTCAGAGCTATAGACACAGGAGAGGAATAGGTGGTCCCTTGATTCCTCATGAGCCGAGCATAAGCAGCAAGAAGGTAGTAATTTGAAGGCCCCAAGAAGCTAATCTTGCCCTTATTGGTAATCTGTCCATATTTGCAACCCACATAGTGAAACTATTCCTGGGAATAGCTCCTTTAAACCAAATCACATCACCTGCAGGTTGAGGTGGTAGAGAAGGTCTCATGTCCTGCCAAGTGCAGCGGACGTTGAAACTcgatttctcatcaatattcCAAGACAGAAAACAGTTAACGAAACtagcagtaaaaaaaaaaggaaaccaGACTTGAATGATTAGCCTATCTAAAACATATAATGTACCATATAATTTCAATGGACAACAGGACAACAGAGCTTCCTAAAGCTGAATAAATGGCTGCTAAGTATAGAGCCACTGGTATCGTACCCAACCCACGGCAACTTGTTGATGTTTCTGagtctatcaaatttgtttctcAGGCTATTGTTTGTGAtcattcctctctctctctcttttttttgtgtgattcggttatttttttgtttgtttgttgttatgtttatatattggTGATTGTGTGTAAGAAAAAACATCAAGGTGAAAGATTTTATGGAGTATTTTCACATTCATATCAAAATGTTGATACTTCTAATAGAACTGTGGGATCTAGAAGCAATAAGAAAGTGCAGTAAAATTTGTCTGCTCCGGTTTGATCTTACTACTAAGAGATTTCTAAGGCTTGAAACAAAAGAGACCGAGAAAGGCATCAAACACACAATCCCAAAGGGCAAAAGGATTCTTGGCATATGAAAATGGAAGTTAAGAGAGGGTATTCACATCATGCAGCAGAAGAAGTTTTGAAAGCAAACCAAACCAGTCCTTCTCCTATCCGCAAATGGCCGTTTTACTTGGACAAGAAGATATCCAAAAGCTGCACATCTCACGACTCTTGTGTGTTCCTTAGACTCGAATATTTGACCATCTCCTCAACCAATGATTAATCCTTGTCATTATAGTTGACCATCTTTTTAAAGGTGGTTCTTGTTCTCGAGACCATCTCTTCCTAGTATGTGTTTCTCTCTTTTGACCGCTCttcctataatttttttttaatctaggAGGGAGAAATTATATAGAGCCATTGAAGAACGCAATGGAGGACCCAGGGATTCTACTACTGATTAGATTGTACACAAGTTGGGAGAGCTAACAGTACCAAGATGGTAATTAAGAAGACAGTATACTACAGATTATGTTTTTAGTTGTTCATAACATAACAGCTAGAGAGGAAACGGAGGAAGCCAGTGAGGAGCCCAGAGACGAATCATAAAACCTTGGCCACTTGAGGTAGGCTTGGGTTTGAAGGAACGTGGGGTTCTAGTGGCGATATTGTAAACACCATAGCCTTCACCATAGGCTTCACCGATGAAATAGATGGAGTTAGGGTTTAAGCCCGGGAATAAGCTGGCCTTGACACAAAAAGGCTCGTTATCGCCGAGGAATATGCAGAGATCACCAATGTCTTCTGTGTAACATATGTTCATATCTTCCTCCTCTCTAAACACCATGAACCGCTTTGTGCCACCACAACTGAATCCTAATGCCTTGATGCTTTGGACATACCTGCCCAACGCAAAAAGAAAAAGCATgtaactaataatatatatatatatcctttgTAATTATACAAGTGCAAACCATTTGACTAGGAATCGTTGTCCTGAGGGAGACTCCACAAGGTGGTGTGTCCTGTGAGAAGAATCCAAAAGCTGCAACTCGGAACACGAAAACTGAGGAAGGTTGTGAAAGCGCAACTCATGGAACTCAGGCCTCGTGGATTCAAGACCATCCCAAGACCACAAGTGGTGGCCACCAGAACTTACCATGTAGAACCTTTGATCTCTCTTGGAATACATCAACTTGGATGGTTCAAAATGATCGAATACATTATGAGGCAAAATGTAATGGAGCGCGGCCTTAGTGTCACTCGGCTTATATATACTCACCACACGTCCCGTAAACTTGACAGCCACGAggtagtcttcttcctcttcatcagGAGAAGAGGACATTGCCACGCCACTTACCAACTCAGCTTGACAACCAATTAGGTCAGGCCTAAGAAGGAGAGGGATGAACTTGGGTTTTGATTTAAAGCTCAAGGGGTTGCAGAAGTCAGTGATTAGTAAGGAACGGTGGCCCCATAGAAAAACTCCCCATCCATGGGAACTTCCCACAAGCGAAGACTCGACCAACTCTTTGGGAAATGGCATATCACCGACGATGATATGTTCTTCTTTGGCCGGGTCAAACATGTGGAGCTGTGTCATTACACCAGGGGATTCTACATCACCTTTTTCACCACAACAGCTGACACGATAAAACAAGTTAgggttggtggtggtggtggtggaggagaaccTCCGAAGGGTTTGGCATCTCTGTGGAAGCGTACGAAGTAGACATCAGAAGAATAAACACAACGACTTCACAAAAATTagagaaagagattagagagaagaAAAACTACCAGGGCAAGTTTGCGGGGAGAGAGCTTGGAAGAGAGGCTGAGCAGCAAAGACGACGACCACGACATAGCTTGGCCTGATCTCAAAAGGGTTTCTGAGTTAGATCTAAAAAGACACAGAGTACTTGTTAGGTTGGccacaaggaaacaaaaaaaaaaggttttcaaTTACGCCTCTTTCTTTTCTCCacttttcctctttttttctttttttttttaagaaaaaaaataaaaaatttgtcatACAATTTGTAAAAagatttttaccattttttcttgttatttCTCACCACGCCTATCAATTATTATCATATGGAATACCCCACATTTACTATTTCAAATGCATCAACGtttcataataatttttatttaaagaaaaagaaagatacaattgaaaaccaaacatatatataataagttcaACACAAATTAGAgacataatgatttttttactgAAGGACAGCAACTAGAGAGACATTGGAGGGATCCACTGAAAGGCGGGTGATGCTCTGGAGAAGGCTGCGGGAGACTTGGGACGGAAGGAACGTGGTTTTCTAGTGGCTATATCGTAAACACCAAAGCCATCTCCTGCAAAATAGATGGAGTTAGGGTTTAAGCCAGGGAAGGAGCTTGCCTTGACACAGAAGGGCTCACTATTGCCCAGGAATATGCAGAGATCTCCAATGTCCTCCGTGTAAGACATGACCCgtgtttcttcttcctctctaaaCACCATGAAGCGCTTTGTTCCGCGACACAAGAAGGTGATCTTCTTGCCCGGTTGGTGGTTCTGAGCGTACCATTTGATTAGGAAGCGTTGCCCCGAGGGAGACTCCACAAGGTGCACAGTCTTGGAACATGAGTCCAATATCTCCCACTCGGACTGAGCCAGCTCAGGATGGTTGATGAACCGCAGCTCATGAACCTCGGAGCCGGTCATATCCTCCTCGAAGAAAGCATCGTAGTAAACCAAAAATTGGCCGTTAACACTAGTGGTGTAGAACTTTTCATCACGCTTTGAATACATAACCTTTGACTGATTGAAATGTTGGAGAGGAGTGGTAAAGTGGACCGAACCAGAGTACTTGTGCTTGCCACCAGGCCTAAAGAAGTTGATCACAGGTCCTAAGCAGTTGACAGCCACTGCGAAATCATTGCTTTGATCAGGTGAACAAGTCATTGCGACGTTAGTGATGTTGAGGTATTGGGCAGGACGACCAGGTTGTTGACCCATGGGATGCAAAGGAatggttttagggtttgatttGGAGCCACAAGGAGTGTAGTAGTCGCTAATATATAAGACTTTATCTTTCTTATCATCAGACCGGGCCTTGAAAACTACCCAACCATGGGACATTCCGCCCAAAACACACTCTTTACGAAACTCCATGGGAAGTGTCTTGTCTCGTACAATCACTTCATTTTCCTTGACAGGGTCGAAGTAATGGATATCGCTTCTTACATGAAGATCTTCTTCAGGATTTCCATAAATTGTGGTACCATACATTAAGTAGGggttggtggtggtggaggaggaagaggagaacATCCCAAGGGTTTGGTATCTCTGTGGAAGCGTAGTACGAGGTAGacatcagaagaagaaaaaagaaagcagAGAGACAAAGCAAGGGTGAAGAGAAATACCAGAGCAAGTTTTCGGACGGAGGAGAGCTTGGCAGAGAGGCTCAGAATCAAAGACGAAGACATAGCTTTGTTTGTCTGGCCGCCGTAAGAATAGGGTTTTCAATTTTctgtctctctttttttttctttctgagatGAAACTCTCTCTTTTATTTCCTCCGTTTCCACGTTTACCaaatgttcttcttttttttgtcaacatgcACCAAATGTTCTTCTTTCCTTTCGcacttatcatttttttttatcactcaTCATATTTGATTACCCCCACATTTACTATTATACCACCCTCACCAACCATGTCAATGTTTTAGATATCAAAATTGTATaactttattcaaaaaaaaaattcaatgaaaATAATGATAGTTTTTCATAGAAttgaaaactaaacaaaaaattatccAGCCAAAGTATGTAAAGAAGATTTCAAAGGTTATGAAATAAGAATATGTATCTCAACCTTTTGGATGGAAAATTTGCATccataacccaaaaaaaaaatattaacaaactAACCATATATCAATCAAATGGCTAGAgtatatcatatataatatgtattaatTGCCATTTCATCCTTGTATGTGactaactaaaattattttatttttcttcttttataaaTGTGTTTTCCTCATTATTCTTAATtactttttttgagaaaaatattctTAATTACTTTCAGTTTGTTACAATACATTGATTCAGTTTTGTAATTTTCCTGTAAAAACCATAGATGTTCTTACAAATAAGatatgttttgaaaattttaaaacaaatatatagtgTATACAAAACTTGATATATAGTGATAGGTGAAgaaatttttattctatataaaacatattttattctaTATTAAACGTAATTTTATTctattctatataaatatatgataataGAACAATACATATAAACATTagttattaaaaaacaaaatttgacaTATGCTAAATATCAAATAGAATAATGAAATCAAACATTTTCAAGGTATATACATGTATAATAGGCATTTATTTGGATGTAGTATATTGGTTGAATATTTTATGTATACATATCTTTTTATTCTGTGTACAATATGGTATAACATAGTAATATAATAGACatgaaaaaatctatttttctatctattatataatagttcagttttttttttctcaccaGGGCCTGATATAATCCAATTAACGTTCTAACATGTTTTGTTTCAATGCGACACCTCTAATTTTAGCTTTTAGTTTATCTAACTCCCGAGAAATGTAACAAATATAATACTTcttctgtttcatattaagtgtcactctaacatttttttattgttacacAAATTCcaatataaattatacttaattttagctgaaaattaattgtcattgattttataaataattttatttatctcaaatactattgactaggataagacccgcgccttgcgcgggattaagttattatttttattatattttggagaatgaaacaatagtttggcttcatttggattacgggtgttcaatccggatatcgggttggtttcggttcggttcggttttttcggtatttggttagtaaaatataactactattctaaatccatatttattttgactttagtttttcacatacttttgaaagatttcaactcgacgactaaattgatcagccaatcttgttgctttaaatcattagtgtttatatatatattatttagtttgaatatttattaaataaaaattcatatgcgttatattttatgatcatttgtaacttattataacaaaaaaataatctattgatcacaaaattttcagagtgggaatattcaaatttctaataatatatagacgttttgaaaaattcaaatataacatataagaaaaaatataaatatttttattatatatttaatgtgattttttaatatctttcaataatataaaattaaaaaaaaagaactaagataccaaaattgttatcaaatatttattattcataataattaattttcatatatacgttaatcatattaggtaatttcgtagcttctaattaaggaaagtgcaaaaaaaagtttggtagattatttatcaattcgatagttagtttaataa encodes:
- the LOC106438263 gene encoding phosphomannomutase, translating into MVTLKFNHTIASREIMILMRHDYFTNQSQISRTKSKDHILSDTLSLRSDRSTRLYYSHLLPPLSSSSSTFKSLHPSMAVKKPGVIALFDVDGTLTAPRKEATPELLEFIRELRKVVTVGVVGGSDLSKISEQLGKTVTTDYDYCFSENGLVAHKDGKPIGIQSLKLYLGEDKLKELINFTLHYIADLDIPIKRGTFIEFRNGMLNVSPIGRNCSQEERDEFERYDKVQNIRPKMVAELRERFAHLNLTFSIGGQISFDVFPKGWDKTYCLQYLEDFNEIHFFGDKTYEGGNDYEIYESPKTIGHSVTSPDDTMAKCKALFMS
- the LOC106438262 gene encoding LIM domain-containing protein PLIM2a-like, with the protein product MKRKKQKLILFLYSPRCLNPETTQKIEKMSFTGTLDKCKACDKTVYVMDLLTLEGNTYHKNCFRCSHCNGSLVISNYSSMDGVLYCKRHFEQLFKESVKSLHTGGKADKTNDQLTRAPSKLSSFFSGTQDKCATCQKTVYPLEKVTMEGECFHKTCFKCAHSGCPLTHSSYASLNGVLYCKVHFNQLFLEKGSYNNVHQAAANHRRSASSGASSPPHDDHKPEDEAVAPEGEGEGKEEEEAPEAAGEEPEPKAE
- the LOC106443652 gene encoding uncharacterized protein LOC106443652 isoform X2, with protein sequence MSSSLILSLSAKLSSVRKLALRYQTLGMFSSSSSTTTNPYLMYGTTIYGNPEEDLHVRSDIHYFDPVKENEVIVRDKTLPMEFRKECVLGGMSHGWVVFKARSDDKKDKVLYISDYYTPCGSKSNPKTIPLHPMGQQPGRPAQYLNITNVAMTCSPDQSNDFAVAVNCLGPVINFFRPGGKHKYSGSVHFTTPLQHFNQSKVMYSKRDEKFYTTSVNGQFLVYYDAFFEEDMTGSEVHELRFINHPELAQSEWEILDSCSKTVHLVESPSGQRFLIKWYAQNHQPGKKITFLCRGTKRFMVFREEEETRVMSYTEDIGDLCIFLGNRDGFGVYDIATRKPRSFRPKSPAAFSRASPAFQWIPPMSL
- the LOC106438264 gene encoding uncharacterized protein LOC106438264, yielding MSWSSSLLLSLSSKLSPRKLALRCQTLRRFSSTTTTTNPNLFYRVSCCGEKGDVESPGVMTQLHMFDPAKEEHIIVGDMPFPKELVESSLVGSSHGWGVFLWGHRSLLITDFCNPLSFKSKPKFIPLLLRPDLIGCQAELVSGVAMSSSPDEEEEDYLVAVKFTGRVVSIYKPSDTKAALHYILPHNVFDHFEPSKLMYSKRDQRFYMVSSGGHHLWSWDGLESTRPEFHELRFHNLPQFSCSELQLLDSSHRTHHLVESPSGQRFLVKWYVQSIKALGFSCGGTKRFMVFREEEDMNICYTEDIGDLCIFLGDNEPFCVKASLFPGLNPNSIYFIGEAYGEGYGVYNIATRTPRSFKPKPTSSGQGFMIRLWAPHWLPPFPL
- the LOC106443652 gene encoding uncharacterized protein LOC106443652 isoform X1, with amino-acid sequence MSSSLILSLSAKLSSVRKLALRYQTLGMFSSSSSTTTNPYLMYGTTIYGNPEEDLHVRSDIHYFDPVKENEVIVRDKTLPMEFRKECVLGGMSHGWVVFKARSDDKKDKVLYISDYYTPCGSKSNPKTIPLHPMGQQPGRPAQYLNITNVAMTCSPDQSNDFAVAVNCLGPVINFFRPGGKHKYSGSVHFTTPLQHFNQSKVMYSKRDEKFYTTSVNGQFLVYYDAFFEEDMTGSEVHELRFINHPELAQSEWEILDSCSKTVHLVESPSGQRFLIKWYAQNHQPGKKITFLCRGTKRFMVFREEEETRVMSYTEDIGDLCIFLGNSEPFCVKASSFPGLNPNSIYFAGDGFGVYDIATRKPRSFRPKSPAAFSRASPAFQWIPPMSL